A genome region from Pseudomonas helmanticensis includes the following:
- a CDS encoding heavy metal sensor histidine kinase encodes MKPASLSMRLGLTVSILGALLVVFLAILAYFALTHELNALSRDSLEKKMQQVEHSLSLYVDANEISGKPHILLDQVMGHDNLTLTIYDRLNQRSPLLKSGSGLADPRVELKAVRATTDQLAYSDSTDTEGKQFLTASQLIRLKDGSSVPVLLSVDNAHDEALLSAYLRSTLIALPLLLVFIGLTAWGAVQRGLAPMREFRKVAAMVSTQDLDHRLSVVNMPQELSELAQGINFMLHRLDAGVQQLSQFSDDLAHELRTPINNLMGKAQVTLSRERSVDEYKDVLVSCTEELERVARIVSDMLFLAQVSHPSALAPFEAVALEVEAAKVAEMFSLSAQDKRIHLNVIGSASVLGDRLMIQRAISNLLSNALRHCPAGKTVTLLIEQGAKQSSLLVSNPGAGIEAQHLPYLFDRFYRVDSSRSRSQGSTGLGLAIVRSIMSLHQGVAEVKSLPGAMTVFRLGFPTTESPL; translated from the coding sequence ATGAAGCCGGCCAGTCTGTCGATGCGCCTCGGTTTGACGGTGAGCATTCTCGGTGCGCTGCTGGTGGTGTTTCTGGCGATTCTGGCGTACTTCGCCCTGACCCATGAGCTGAATGCGCTGTCCCGAGACAGCCTGGAAAAGAAGATGCAACAGGTTGAACACAGCCTGTCGCTGTACGTCGACGCCAATGAAATCAGCGGTAAGCCGCACATTCTGCTCGATCAGGTAATGGGCCATGACAACCTCACGCTGACGATTTATGACCGCCTCAATCAGCGCTCGCCGCTGCTCAAATCCGGCTCGGGCCTGGCCGATCCACGGGTCGAATTAAAAGCCGTGCGCGCGACCACCGATCAACTGGCCTACAGCGACAGCACTGACACTGAAGGCAAGCAATTCCTTACCGCCTCCCAACTGATTCGCCTCAAGGACGGCAGCAGCGTGCCAGTGCTACTGTCGGTTGATAACGCCCACGATGAGGCCTTGCTCAGCGCCTATCTGCGCTCGACGCTGATTGCCTTGCCGTTGCTGCTGGTGTTCATCGGCCTCACGGCGTGGGGCGCGGTGCAGCGCGGATTGGCACCGATGCGCGAGTTTCGCAAAGTCGCAGCGATGGTCTCGACCCAGGATCTCGATCATCGCCTGTCGGTGGTGAACATGCCGCAGGAGTTGAGCGAACTGGCGCAGGGCATCAACTTCATGCTGCATCGGCTGGATGCCGGGGTGCAGCAGTTGTCACAGTTTTCCGATGATCTGGCGCATGAGCTGCGCACGCCGATCAATAACCTGATGGGCAAGGCGCAAGTGACGCTCTCACGCGAGCGCTCGGTGGACGAGTACAAGGATGTGCTGGTGTCGTGCACCGAAGAGCTGGAGCGGGTGGCGCGGATTGTCTCGGACATGCTGTTTCTGGCGCAGGTCAGTCATCCGTCGGCGCTGGCACCGTTTGAAGCGGTGGCGCTGGAGGTTGAGGCGGCGAAAGTGGCGGAGATGTTTTCGTTGTCGGCGCAGGACAAGCGCATTCACTTGAACGTCATTGGCAGCGCTTCGGTGTTGGGCGATCGGTTGATGATTCAGCGGGCGATTTCGAATCTGCTGTCGAATGCGTTGCGCCATTGTCCCGCCGGAAAAACCGTGACGTTGCTGATCGAGCAAGGCGCAAAGCAATCCTCGCTACTGGTCAGCAACCCTGGCGCCGGGATTGAAGCGCAACATCTGCCGTATCTGTTCGACCGCTTCTACCGTGTCGACAGCAGCCGCTCCAGATCGCAGGGCAGCACCGGGTTGGGACTGGCGATCGTGCGCTCGATCATGAGCCTGCATCAAGGCGTGGCCGAGGTTAAGAGCCTGCCGGGCGCGATGACCGTGTTCCGCCTGGGCTTCCCCACCACCGAATCACCTCTGTAG
- a CDS encoding efflux RND transporter periplasmic adaptor subunit: MDKKLMIVAVATLALGIGIGSQWSSNASIDAHADEASEHADHAEEGAAAEGEHGEEGHIQLSVEQISAAGIQLAEAKPQSIDLGLPFPGEVRFDEDRTAHVVPRVPGVVETVSVNLGQTVKKGQLLAVIASQQISDQRSEQAAAQRRLTLARTTYEREKKLWQDKISAEQDFLQARQALQEAEIAVSNARQKISVLSGSVVATGGNRYELRAPFDGVVVEKHLTPGEVVDETTPAFTLSDLSRVWVTFGVSPKDLNKVQVGKAVTVSAAELNAEVVGSVAYVGSLLGEQTRTATVRVTLENPQGSWRPGLFVTALVATESRQAKVAVPEAAIQTVEDKPTVFVRTDDGFAARAVELGSRAAGHVEVTQGLEPGVQVASVGSFVLKSELGKASAEHSH; the protein is encoded by the coding sequence ATGGATAAAAAACTGATGATTGTCGCGGTGGCGACGTTGGCGCTGGGCATTGGCATCGGCTCGCAGTGGTCAAGTAACGCGAGTATCGACGCCCACGCCGACGAGGCGTCCGAGCACGCCGATCACGCCGAGGAGGGCGCTGCCGCAGAGGGCGAACATGGCGAGGAGGGCCACATCCAATTGAGCGTCGAACAGATTAGCGCAGCCGGTATTCAACTGGCCGAGGCAAAGCCGCAAAGCATCGACCTCGGCCTGCCGTTCCCCGGCGAAGTGCGTTTCGACGAAGACCGCACCGCCCATGTCGTGCCACGTGTGCCGGGCGTGGTCGAGACGGTCTCGGTCAACCTCGGGCAGACGGTGAAGAAGGGCCAGTTGCTGGCGGTGATCGCCAGTCAGCAAATCTCCGATCAGCGCAGCGAGCAAGCTGCCGCGCAACGCCGCCTGACGTTGGCGCGCACCACCTATGAGCGCGAGAAAAAGTTGTGGCAGGACAAGATCTCTGCCGAGCAGGATTTTCTTCAGGCGCGCCAGGCATTGCAAGAAGCCGAAATTGCCGTGAGCAACGCCAGGCAAAAGATCAGCGTACTCAGCGGCAGCGTCGTCGCCACCGGCGGCAATCGCTATGAGTTGCGCGCACCGTTCGACGGCGTAGTGGTGGAAAAACACCTGACGCCGGGCGAGGTGGTCGATGAAACCACGCCAGCGTTCACGCTCTCGGATTTGTCGCGGGTGTGGGTCACGTTCGGTGTTTCACCGAAGGATCTGAACAAGGTGCAAGTGGGCAAAGCGGTCACCGTCAGCGCCGCAGAATTGAACGCGGAAGTCGTCGGCAGCGTGGCATATGTCGGCAGTTTGCTTGGCGAGCAAACCCGCACCGCGACCGTGCGCGTCACGCTGGAAAATCCGCAGGGTTCGTGGCGTCCCGGCCTGTTCGTCACGGCGCTGGTCGCCACTGAAAGTCGCCAGGCAAAAGTCGCCGTGCCTGAAGCCGCGATCCAGACCGTCGAGGACAAACCCACGGTATTCGTGCGTACCGATGACGGCTTCGCAGCGCGGGCCGTCGAGCTGGGCAGTCGCGCCGCGGGCCACGTCGAAGTCACTCAGGGGCTGGAACCGGGCGTGCAAGTCGCCAGCGTCGGCAGCTTCGTCCTCAAATCGGAACTGGGCAAAGCCTCGGCCGAGCACTCGCACTGA
- a CDS encoding TolC family protein encodes MPGLLQLTARSRLKKTVSGMLLIASASLANAATLTLDQALQNAFAGNPELAAAQWEIGIAEGDCQQAGLMPNPEVSWEAEDTRRDSRTTTIMLSQPIELGGKRGARIDVASRAQDAAAIELERKRNALRADVIQAFNSAQTAQQRLLLSRQSLQLAEHGLRVAQGRIEAGKSSPVEGTRAQVQLSEVRLELRRAERDQATAYQQLAQVMGAPLPASTRVQAPAQSMPAVPPPTRLLERLNESAELRLANLQIDQREASLGLEKSQRIPDLTVSVGSQYSEAERERVNVVGLSMPIPLFNRNQGNVLAAARRTDQARDLRNATELRLRTEIQTSLEQWQTANGEVSAFNQTILPAAQSAVDSATRGFEMGKFGFLDVLDAQRTLIAARSQYIQAVSEATDARVRIERIFGELSVSP; translated from the coding sequence TTGCCCGGTTTATTACAACTGACGGCGCGATCACGCCTGAAAAAAACAGTCAGCGGCATGCTGCTGATCGCCAGTGCAAGCCTCGCGAATGCTGCGACCCTGACGCTTGATCAGGCCCTGCAAAACGCCTTTGCCGGCAACCCGGAGCTGGCCGCTGCGCAGTGGGAAATCGGCATTGCCGAAGGCGATTGCCAGCAGGCCGGGCTGATGCCCAATCCCGAAGTGTCTTGGGAAGCCGAAGACACCCGTCGCGACTCACGCACCACGACGATCATGCTCAGCCAGCCGATCGAACTGGGCGGTAAACGCGGCGCCCGTATCGATGTTGCCAGCCGTGCGCAGGATGCCGCCGCAATTGAACTGGAGCGCAAGCGCAATGCCTTGCGTGCCGATGTGATTCAGGCGTTCAACAGTGCGCAAACCGCGCAGCAACGCTTGCTGCTGTCCCGTCAGTCACTGCAACTCGCTGAGCACGGTTTACGTGTCGCCCAAGGGCGGATCGAGGCGGGCAAATCGTCGCCCGTCGAAGGCACGCGAGCGCAAGTGCAGCTCTCGGAAGTGCGCCTGGAACTGCGCCGCGCCGAACGCGATCAAGCCACTGCTTACCAACAATTGGCGCAGGTCATGGGCGCGCCGTTGCCGGCGTCGACCAGGGTGCAGGCGCCCGCGCAAAGCATGCCGGCCGTTCCGCCACCGACAAGATTGCTCGAGCGTCTGAACGAAAGCGCCGAGCTGCGTCTGGCGAATTTGCAGATCGATCAGCGTGAAGCGTCGCTGGGACTGGAAAAGTCCCAGCGCATTCCCGACCTCACCGTGAGCGTCGGCAGCCAGTACAGCGAGGCCGAGCGCGAGCGGGTCAACGTGGTCGGGCTGTCGATGCCGATCCCGCTGTTCAACCGCAACCAGGGCAACGTCCTCGCGGCGGCACGCCGTACCGATCAGGCGCGGGATCTGCGCAACGCCACCGAACTGCGCTTGCGCACGGAAATCCAGACCAGCCTTGAACAATGGCAGACCGCCAACGGCGAAGTCAGCGCGTTCAACCAGACCATCCTGCCCGCCGCGCAAAGTGCGGTCGACAGCGCCACGCGCGGGTTCGAAATGGGCAAGTTCGGCTTCCTCGATGTGCTCGACGCGCAACGCACATTGATCGCTGCGCGCAGCCAATACATCCAGGCCGTCAGCGAAGCGACCGACGCCCGCGTACGCATCGAACGGATCTTCGGCGAGCTCAGCGTCAGCCCTTGA
- a CDS encoding heavy metal response regulator transcription factor, with amino-acid sequence MRILVIEDELKAAEYLHQGLTESGYIVDHAATGADGLHLAQQQAYDLVILDVNLPELDGWGVLEQLRRTHSTRVMMLTARGRLADKIRGLDLGADDYLVKPFEFPELLARVRTLMRRSENIPLPQVLKVADLELDPGRHRAFRGEQRIDLTTKEFALLHLLMRQSGEVLTRTQIISLVWDMNFDCDTNVVEVSIRRLRAKIDDPFESKLIHTLRGVGYVLESRE; translated from the coding sequence ATGCGAATCCTTGTCATCGAGGACGAGCTTAAAGCTGCCGAATACTTGCATCAGGGTTTGACCGAAAGTGGTTATATCGTTGACCACGCAGCCACCGGTGCCGACGGTTTGCACCTGGCACAACAGCAAGCCTACGACCTGGTGATTCTCGATGTGAATCTGCCCGAACTGGATGGCTGGGGTGTACTGGAACAACTGCGCCGCACGCACTCCACGCGAGTGATGATGCTCACCGCGCGCGGGCGTCTGGCCGACAAGATTCGCGGCCTCGACCTGGGCGCCGACGACTATCTGGTCAAGCCGTTCGAGTTCCCCGAATTGCTCGCGCGGGTGCGCACGTTGATGCGCCGCAGTGAAAACATTCCGCTGCCGCAGGTGTTGAAAGTCGCGGATCTGGAACTCGATCCGGGCAGGCACCGCGCGTTCCGTGGCGAGCAGCGTATCGACCTGACCACCAAGGAATTCGCCCTGCTGCACCTGCTGATGCGCCAGTCCGGCGAAGTGCTGACGCGCACGCAAATCATCTCGCTGGTGTGGGACATGAATTTCGATTGCGACACCAATGTCGTCGAAGTCTCGATCCGCCGCTTGCGGGCGAAAATCGACGACCCGTTCGAGAGCAAGTTGATCCACACCCTGCGCGGTGTCGGCTATGTCCTGGAATCGCGCGAATGA